ACGGAGGCGCGCAAGGAAGGCAAGTCCCCTTCGCGCTACACCACCACACGGAACAAGAAGCTCAAGCCGGAGAAGCTGGAAATCAAGAAATACAACCCGGCCTTGCGGCGCCACACTGTCCATCGCGAAATCAAGTAGCCACCACGACTTATGCCTCGCA
The sequence above is a segment of the Candidatus Paceibacterota bacterium genome. Coding sequences within it:
- the rpmG gene encoding 50S ribosomal protein L33; its protein translation is MPREIITIECTEARKEGKSPSRYTTTRNKKLKPEKLEIKKYNPALRRHTVHREIK